From Terriglobales bacterium, one genomic window encodes:
- a CDS encoding ice-binding family protein → MHRYKSYTIWFIAFLLLLASTGCSDPDKNSGTIPGVTPPAVISVAPPNGATGACPNTIITATFSEAMNPATINATTFTVRGPGGAVVAGRVAYDASSHTATFTPSSTLALNTAYTATITTGAMDVFGHALTSNFVWRFTTGNTICQTGPPTVISVAPAAGASGICPNTVVVATFSTAMNPSTINTQTFRLAGASAVAGAVTYDALSHAATFTPASNLALSTLYTATITTGAKDLLGNSLASNFVWSFTTAAVACQASPVPLGSAANFRVLAGSTVTNTGLTTIANGDLGLSPGSAVTGFPPGTMVPPAVMHITDPTAAQAQLDLTTAYNYTAGLPGGAVLPGDMSGLTFTPGLYKTSSTVMLSAGNVTLDAQGDANAVFIFQVGSTLTTLGGTQVVLAGGAQAQNIFWQVGSSATLGTTSIFYGTIMSLQAVTLDTGATLHGRALARNAAVTLDTNTVDQ, encoded by the coding sequence ATGCATAGATATAAGAGCTACACAATCTGGTTCATCGCATTCCTACTGCTTCTAGCGAGTACTGGCTGCAGCGATCCAGACAAGAATAGCGGCACGATCCCGGGCGTAACCCCGCCTGCTGTGATTTCCGTAGCGCCTCCCAATGGCGCTACTGGTGCCTGCCCCAATACGATCATTACCGCCACCTTCAGCGAGGCGATGAATCCAGCTACGATCAATGCTACGACCTTTACCGTGAGAGGCCCAGGCGGCGCGGTCGTAGCAGGAAGGGTCGCCTACGATGCATCAAGCCACACCGCGACCTTCACGCCATCCAGCACTCTCGCACTAAACACGGCATACACCGCCACGATTACGACTGGAGCCATGGACGTATTCGGCCATGCTCTGACGAGTAACTTTGTATGGAGGTTCACGACAGGTAACACTATCTGTCAAACAGGGCCGCCCACGGTGATTTCTGTAGCACCAGCTGCCGGCGCTAGCGGTATATGTCCGAACACCGTAGTCGTCGCCACTTTTAGCACGGCGATGAATCCTTCCACCATTAACACTCAGACCTTCAGGTTGGCCGGAGCGAGCGCGGTGGCAGGCGCCGTTACTTACGACGCTCTAAGCCACGCCGCGACCTTTACCCCAGCGAGCAATCTGGCGCTAAGCACTCTCTATACCGCGACCATTACCACGGGTGCGAAAGATCTGCTTGGCAATTCGCTGGCAAGCAACTTTGTATGGAGCTTCACCACGGCAGCCGTGGCATGTCAGGCGTCGCCGGTGCCTTTGGGATCGGCCGCTAACTTCAGAGTCCTGGCGGGTTCTACCGTCACAAATACAGGACTCACTACGATTGCGAATGGAGACCTTGGACTAAGCCCGGGATCCGCGGTCACAGGATTCCCACCGGGAACGATGGTTCCGCCGGCGGTCATGCATATAACTGATCCGACCGCAGCACAGGCTCAACTCGATCTGACCACCGCGTATAACTACACCGCCGGATTACCTGGCGGCGCGGTCTTACCGGGAGATATGAGTGGCCTTACTTTCACTCCTGGACTCTACAAGACGTCAAGCACCGTCATGCTGTCGGCGGGCAATGTCACTCTCGATGCGCAAGGGGACGCGAACGCCGTATTTATCTTCCAGGTCGGGTCCACACTCACCACCCTGGGAGGTACGCAGGTTGTCCTGGCAGGAGGCGCACAGGCCCAGAACATCTTTTGGCAAGTGGGCAGCTCAGCCACTCTGGGGACGACGTCAATCTTCTACGGAACCATCATGTCGCTGCAAGCGGTCACGCTGGATACGGGCGCGACCCTGCATGGCCGGGCCCTGGCCCGCAATGCCGCGGTCACATTGGACACTAATACCGTCGATCAGTAG
- a CDS encoding OmpA family protein produces the protein MSSRFQNLSGRVVAMWFAVVAVLCTMGTLAAAQDQPAPKWELFGGYSFFHPGADVHGTFPGGLLPATSRLESNPRGAGLSGTYNFNRWFGLTLDTSIHWGSGESTLGRKIDDAAFSNLSFGPKVTFRSTHFSPFLEALVGDHRLMPDAFHDIDKLGVMLGGGLDVKATEHVALRLLRADYLMSSYRYGPSATTSTTDLRGARLQAGIVLMWGGEPTVTPRNATCSVQPTDIFAGEPVTATAAGSNFNPSTVKYNWSGSGVKPGATGASTQIDTTGLQSGSHHVTASLSDGSVHGMASCTATFTVKEPRPPVVACSSDPASVPMGGTSTITSNASSPDGRRLSYSYTTSAGNIAGSTSTATLDASGAQPGTITVICNVSDDRNPPLTASSSTTVNLQPPPPRRVPDVSTIEKKLALHSVYFATAKPTLQDPDAGLLASQGKTLIALASAFKVYLEAKPDARLTLEGHADPRGSVEYNQALSERRVDRTKRLLIEQGVPAANIQTKAFGKQQNLSDAQVKDAVQRNPELSPEDRQRMLHNMRTIILASNRRVDITLSNAGQASQESAQQYPFNAVDSLTLLKEEQTKKTTGPAVRKKAKPKTQP, from the coding sequence ATGTCATCTCGCTTTCAGAACCTTTCTGGCAGGGTTGTGGCGATGTGGTTCGCAGTCGTTGCCGTCCTTTGTACTATGGGCACACTCGCGGCCGCGCAAGATCAGCCTGCGCCTAAATGGGAGCTCTTCGGTGGATACTCGTTCTTCCATCCCGGCGCCGATGTGCACGGCACATTTCCCGGCGGATTGCTTCCGGCGACCAGCCGCCTGGAATCGAATCCACGCGGCGCTGGCTTAAGCGGTACCTATAACTTTAACCGCTGGTTCGGCCTAACGCTCGATACCAGCATCCACTGGGGCAGCGGCGAAAGTACGTTAGGGAGAAAAATTGACGACGCCGCTTTTTCCAATCTTTCCTTCGGTCCGAAGGTTACTTTCCGCAGTACTCATTTCTCTCCATTTCTAGAGGCATTAGTAGGCGATCACCGGCTTATGCCTGACGCCTTCCACGACATCGACAAATTGGGGGTTATGCTGGGCGGCGGTCTCGATGTCAAAGCCACCGAGCACGTCGCTTTGCGGCTGTTGAGGGCCGACTATCTAATGTCCAGTTACCGGTATGGTCCTTCGGCCACGACTTCAACAACCGATCTCCGGGGCGCAAGACTGCAGGCTGGCATTGTGCTCATGTGGGGCGGCGAACCCACTGTAACGCCTCGCAATGCCACTTGCTCAGTACAGCCGACCGACATCTTTGCCGGCGAGCCTGTGACCGCCACTGCCGCGGGGTCCAATTTCAATCCCAGTACGGTCAAATACAACTGGAGTGGCTCCGGAGTGAAACCGGGCGCAACCGGCGCTTCCACGCAAATTGACACTACAGGCTTGCAGTCAGGCTCACACCATGTCACCGCCAGCTTGAGCGACGGCAGCGTACATGGCATGGCCTCCTGCACCGCCACATTCACCGTGAAAGAGCCGCGTCCGCCCGTCGTTGCATGCTCGTCAGACCCGGCGAGCGTACCGATGGGTGGAACCTCCACCATTACTTCGAACGCCAGCAGCCCCGACGGCCGCAGGCTGAGCTACAGCTACACCACGAGCGCCGGAAACATCGCCGGCAGCACCTCCACCGCCACCCTGGACGCAAGCGGGGCACAGCCTGGGACAATTACCGTGATCTGCAATGTAAGCGACGACCGCAACCCGCCGCTCACCGCTTCCTCCTCAACCACCGTGAACCTGCAACCTCCGCCTCCACGTCGAGTCCCGGATGTCAGCACCATCGAGAAAAAGCTTGCCCTCCACAGCGTTTATTTTGCAACCGCCAAACCTACACTCCAGGATCCCGACGCCGGTCTGCTTGCCAGCCAAGGGAAAACTCTCATCGCGCTCGCCAGTGCTTTCAAGGTATATCTCGAAGCCAAGCCGGATGCCCGCTTGACCCTTGAAGGCCACGCCGATCCGCGCGGTTCCGTGGAATACAATCAGGCGCTCTCTGAACGGCGTGTCGACCGCACCAAGCGCTTGCTGATCGAACAGGGTGTTCCCGCCGCCAACATCCAGACCAAGGCGTTCGGCAAGCAACAAAACCTCTCTGACGCCCAGGTGAAAGATGCGGTTCAACGGAACCCCGAGTTGAGTCCAGAAGATCGGCAGAGAATGCTCCATAACATGCGAACGATTATCCTCGCCAGCAATCGCCGTGTGGACATCACACTGAGCAATGCTGGCCAGGCGTCCCAGGAGTCCGCCCAACAGTATCCCTTCAACGCTGTGGATTCCCTGACGCTGCTCAAGGAGGAACAAACCAAGAAAACGACCGGGCCGGCAGTCAGAAAAAAGGCTAAACCTAAAACCCAGCCATAA